The Brachyhypopomus gauderio isolate BG-103 chromosome 1, BGAUD_0.2, whole genome shotgun sequence genome includes a window with the following:
- the ahr1b gene encoding aryl hydrocarbon receptor 1b gives MNAGRKRRKPAQRTVKPPPAEGVKSNPSKRHRDRLNAELERLACLLPFPDHVTSGLDKLSILRLSVSYLRTKSFFSVALKNHSSKGLIPNSSDHDNSLPEGELLLQALSGFVLVVTSEGIIFYASHTILDYLGFHQTDVMHQSVFELIHTEDQQAFRRNLHWALNPPQTTDLSLRSPQDGTPTSTLVTYNPEQLPPENSSFLERSFMCRFRCLLDNSSGFLALNFQGRLKFLHGQNRRLEDGAQAPPQLALFCIATPLQLPSILEIRTKNMIFRTKHKLDFTPMACDAKGKIVLGYTEAELRVRGTGYQFIHAADMQYCAENHIRMIKTGESGLTVFRLLTKDNHWKWVQANARLVYKSGRPDYIIATQRPLGEEEGGVYLRKRSLHLPFTFTTGEALLYQTSCSFPDNQQGKGRSSRAKKGKGEKGSRGAVDPSSLLGQKMRQDESVYVCQPPAEPKVPYHGSSFGGQGEAGSLPLPGVTEGWEQTSRGEPGNSEPGMLSFDPLLETLDSLSLEGEESCSNSELFSALENLGLNAEDLELLLLDDRMIRMEMDPEQVPSLNDLLTNDEILSYVHGSLEDHPAEAYISEQDIPVQDLLDHTQGSSEVYVIAHDPCPVTEPSQGVTSLPYLTRCPPRGPTPILPLSHQMQQHLSQKHQERSQSDVIRIPHPSPELENWLAADLSGPWLPQCTQTQVNYPSQVKNTELEHNHQQLWYQGHKPADSSSHNKVYSAPQRQENNHIDQVDPISSGPCVQDARVDNNMATRSGVEFTVSSCPDGDVGQFQNIMATASSYQQQPKVPYTYSTNQSSSLEHILVLPPPQDQPSLDVYEILDSAPSTDTTCSKVDNICVFDTNRMAYTGSSRIPNGNMATTPGNSPAPALSPSQMLKRLAFTSNQYPQLTNQDFSLSDQTQWVDQSTPSSRRK, from the exons ttgCCCTCAAGAACCACTCCAGCAAAGGGTTGATACCTAATAGCAGTGACCATGACAACAGTCTGCCAGAGGGGGAGCTACTGTTGcag GCGCTCAGTGGGTTTGTGCTTGTGGTCACGTCAGAAGGGATTATATTCTATGCCTCTCACACCATTCTGGATTACCTAGGATTCCACCAG aCAGATGTAATGCACCAGTCTGTGTTTGAGCTCATCCACACGGAGGATCAGCAGGCTTTCAGACGGAACCTGCACTGGGCTCTCAATCCCCCTCAGACCACTGACCTGTCTCTCAGGTCCCCGCAGG atggcACTCCCACCTCTACGCTGGTGACCTACAACCCAGAGCAGCTCCCTCCTGAAAACTCTTCCTTCCTAGAAAGGAGCTTCATGTGCAGGTTCCGCTGTCTCCTTGACAACTCCTCCGGCTTCCTG GCGCTGAATTTTCAGGGTCGCCTGAAGTTCCTTCATGGGCAGAACAGGCGATTGGAGGATGGGGCTCAGGCCCCGCCCCAACTTGCCCTGTTCTGCATAGCCACGCCCCTGCAGCTGCCTTCCATATTAGAGATCCGCACCAAGAACATGATCTTCAGAACCAAGCACAAGCTGGACTTCACCCCCATGGCTTGCGATGCCAA GGGTAAGATCGTCCTGGGCTACACCGAGGCAGAGCTGAGAGTCCGGGGTACGGGGTACCAGTTCATCCATGCCGCCGACATGCAGTACTGTGCAGAGAACCACATCCGAA TGATTAAGACGGGAGAGAGCGGCCTGACCGTGTTTCGACTCCTCACCAAGGACAACCACTGGAAGTGGGTACAGGCCAACGCTCGCCTTGTTTACAAGTCGGGCAGGCCCGACTACATCATCGCCACGCAGCGGCCGCTTGG AGAGGAAGAAGGGGGCGTGTACCTGAGGAAGCGCTCCCTACACCTCCCGTTTACCTTCACCACTGGGGAGGCCTTGCTGTACCAGACCAGCTGCAGTTTCCCTGACAACCAGCAAGGCAAAGGCAGAAGCAGTCGAGCCAAGAAAGGTAAAGGGGAGAAGGGCTCCAGAGGTGCAGTGGACCCCAGCTCCCTGCTGGGGCAGAAGATGAGGCAGGAtgagtctgtgtatgtgtgccagCCGCCGGCAGAGCCCAAAGTGCCCTATCACGGCAGCTCGTTTGGCGGGCAGGGAGAAGCCGGCTCGTTGCCACTGCCTGGGGTCACGGAGGGCTGGGAGCAAACGTCACGAGGTGAACCCGGAAACTCTGAGCCAGGGATGTTGAGTTTCGATCCCCTTCTGGAAACCCTGGACTCTCTGTCCCTGGAGGGTGAGGAGAGCTGCTCTAACAGTGAGTTGTTCAGTGCTCTGGAGAACCTGGGTCTGAACGCCGAAGACCTCGAGCTACTGCTGCTCGACGACAGGATGATCCGGATGGAGATGGACCCAGAGCAAGTCCCATCCCTCAACGACCTCCTCACCAACGATGAGATCCTGTCCTACGTCCATGGCTCACTGGAAGACCATCCTGCAGAAGCCTACATAAGTGAGCAAGACATCCCTGTCCAGGACCTTCTGGACCATACTCAGGGTTCATCAGAGGTCTACGTCATAGCTCATGACCCCTGTCCAGTTACTGAGCCGAGCCAAGGGGTTACCTCACTCCCGTACCTGACCCGCTGCCCACCCAGGGGTCCGACCCCCATCCTGCCGCTATCACACCAGATGCAGCAGCACCTGAGCCAAAAACACCAAGAAAGGAGTCAGAGTGATGTCATCAGGATTCCTCATCCTAGCCCCGAACTGGAGAACTGGTTGGCTGCCGATCTCAGTGGTCCCTGGCTGCCCcagtgcacacagacacaagtgAACTACCCATCTCAGGTGAAGAACACAGAGCTGGAACACAACCATCAGCAGCTCTGGTACCAGGGTCACAAACCTGCCGATAGCAGCTCTCACAACAAGGTCTACAGCGCCCCCCAGAGGCAGGAAAACAACCACATAGACCAGGTGGACCCGATATCCAGTGGACCTTGTGTGCAAGATGCCCGTGTGGACAACAATATGGCTACCAGGTCAGGGGTGGAGTTCACAGTAAGCAGTTGCCCAGATGGGGACGTGGGTCAATTTCAAAATATCATGGCAACAGCCTCGTCCTATCAGCAACAGCCAAAGGTCCCATACACATATTCCACCAATCAGAGCTCCTCACTGGAGCATATCCTGGTTCTGCCCCCACCTCAGGACCAGCCCTCTCTGGATGTCTATGAAATACTTGACTCCGCCCCATCCACCGACACCACCTGCAGCAAG GTGGATAATATCTGTGTATTTGACACCAACCGTATGGCCTATACAGGAAGTTCCAGAATACCTAATGGCAACATGGCAACCACACCTGGAAATAGCCCCGCCCCTGCCTTGAGCCCCTCCCAGATGCTGAAACGACTGGCTTTTACCTCAAACCAATACCCCCAATTAACCAATCAGGATTTTTCCTTGTCGGACCAGACCCAGTGGGTAGACCAATCAACACCTTCATCAAgaagaaaataa